Proteins encoded together in one Nostoc sp. PCC 7524 window:
- a CDS encoding NHLP family bacteriocin export ABC transporter peptidase/permease/ATPase subunit: MSIALIGNFLKPSDRGRVRTPTMLQMEAVECGAAALGIILGYYGRTVPLTELRRECGVSRDGSKASNVLKAARLYGLNAKGFKKSLEEVQTIKPPFIVFWNFNHFLVVEGFAGKTVYLNDPGTGPRKVSFEEFDQAFTGVILLMEPGPEFQKGGKKKGIINALTSRLQTSRQALMFCLIAGLILTIPRLAVPAFTQVFVDEVLVENRSDWLRPLLLGMVFVGLMRGLLARLRLTYLRRLLLKLSVAMSGQFLWHTIRLPVGFYAQRFAGEISSRAQLNNKVAEVLSGRLATTVIDSIMMVFYALIMLFYDPVLTLIAILFASANFVALQSLSRNRVDANIRLSQETGKVAGIAISGIQTIETVKASGLESDLFSKFAGYYAKTINAQQELGLPTRLLGTLPTVLTSLAVTSILVVGGLRVMQGSLSIGGLVAYQALTQEFLKPVNDLVNFGSTLQELEADLNRLDDVLENPVDPEAEREVDRDSNNLEIYSQDSFKLQGYIKIHGLTFGYNRLDEPLIKDLSFNLKPGQRVALVGGSGSGKSTVAKLLTGLYQSWSGDILLDGIPRHQIPRPILASSLAMVEQEIFLFAGTVRENLTLWDPTVPEEDIIRACQDAAIHDLILNMPGGYNTQLSEGGRNLSGGQRQRLEIARALVRNPSVLVLDEATSALDAETELIIDRNLRRRGCSCVIVAHRLSTIRDCDEIIVLARGKVVQRGTHEELRSSPGVYTRLVGTQEG, from the coding sequence ATGTCGATAGCACTGATTGGCAACTTTCTCAAACCCAGCGATCGCGGTCGAGTGCGAACTCCCACGATGCTGCAAATGGAAGCAGTAGAATGTGGAGCCGCCGCACTCGGCATTATCTTAGGCTACTACGGTCGGACAGTCCCCCTGACAGAATTACGGCGAGAGTGTGGCGTGTCTAGGGATGGCAGCAAGGCTTCTAACGTTCTCAAAGCAGCGCGGTTGTATGGTTTAAACGCCAAAGGATTTAAAAAATCCTTGGAGGAAGTGCAAACAATTAAACCTCCTTTTATCGTTTTTTGGAACTTCAACCACTTTTTAGTAGTAGAAGGATTTGCTGGTAAAACCGTCTATCTCAACGATCCCGGCACAGGGCCAAGAAAGGTTTCCTTCGAGGAATTCGACCAAGCATTTACGGGCGTAATCCTATTGATGGAACCGGGGCCGGAATTTCAAAAAGGCGGCAAAAAAAAGGGGATTATCAACGCTTTAACCTCTCGCTTGCAAACCTCACGTCAAGCATTGATGTTTTGTTTGATTGCCGGGCTGATACTGACAATTCCCCGCTTGGCGGTGCCAGCCTTTACGCAAGTGTTTGTCGATGAAGTTTTGGTAGAAAATCGCAGCGATTGGTTGCGTCCCCTACTTTTGGGGATGGTGTTCGTAGGGTTAATGAGAGGGTTGCTCGCTCGCCTACGACTGACTTATCTACGACGGTTACTGCTGAAGTTGTCCGTTGCCATGTCAGGGCAGTTTCTCTGGCACACAATCCGCTTGCCAGTTGGGTTTTATGCCCAACGCTTCGCCGGAGAAATCAGCAGTCGCGCTCAACTCAACAATAAAGTAGCTGAGGTACTCTCAGGGCGTTTGGCAACCACCGTAATCGACTCGATCATGATGGTGTTTTATGCCCTGATCATGTTGTTTTATGATCCAGTATTGACCTTGATTGCCATTCTCTTTGCTAGTGCCAACTTCGTTGCCTTGCAATCTCTGTCCCGCAACCGCGTGGATGCCAATATCAGACTCTCTCAAGAAACCGGTAAGGTAGCAGGTATAGCCATTAGCGGGATTCAAACCATTGAAACCGTCAAGGCAAGCGGGTTAGAGTCAGACTTATTTTCTAAGTTTGCTGGTTACTATGCCAAAACCATTAATGCCCAGCAGGAATTAGGATTACCTACCCGATTGTTAGGAACATTGCCGACAGTATTGACTTCCCTGGCCGTCACCTCGATTTTAGTAGTGGGGGGATTGCGAGTCATGCAAGGTTCCCTGAGTATCGGGGGACTGGTTGCTTACCAAGCCCTCACACAAGAATTTCTCAAGCCTGTTAACGACTTGGTGAATTTTGGTAGTACGCTGCAAGAGTTAGAAGCAGATTTAAATCGTTTAGATGACGTTTTAGAAAACCCAGTTGATCCAGAAGCAGAACGAGAAGTTGATCGTGACAGCAACAACTTAGAAATCTATAGCCAAGATTCCTTTAAATTGCAAGGATATATCAAGATACATGGACTGACATTTGGCTATAATCGCCTGGATGAACCCCTGATTAAAGATTTGAGCTTCAACTTAAAACCCGGTCAAAGAGTTGCTCTTGTCGGTGGTAGTGGTTCAGGCAAGTCTACCGTGGCTAAGTTGCTCACCGGACTTTATCAATCCTGGTCTGGCGATATCCTCTTAGACGGCATCCCTCGCCATCAAATTCCTCGCCCCATTCTGGCCAGTTCTTTGGCGATGGTAGAGCAGGAAATCTTTCTGTTTGCCGGCACTGTGCGGGAAAATCTCACCCTTTGGGACCCCACTGTACCAGAAGAAGATATCATCAGAGCCTGTCAGGATGCAGCCATCCACGATCTCATCCTCAATATGCCAGGGGGCTACAATACCCAGCTCAGTGAAGGCGGCAGGAATTTAAGTGGAGGCCAGCGTCAACGGTTAGAGATTGCCCGTGCTTTAGTGAGAAATCCCTCTGTCTTGGTTCTGGATGAAGCCACCAGTGCGCTCGATGCAGAAACCGAGTTAATTATCGATAGAAACCTCCGACGACGTGGTTGTTCCTGCGTCATCGTCGCCCACAGACTCAGTACCATTCGTGATTGTGATGAAATTATTGTCTTAGCGCGGGGAAAAGTTGTACAGCGAGGCACCCACGAAGAATTACGCAGCAGCCCTGGAGTCTATACCCGCTTAGTTGGTACTCAAGAAGGATAA
- a CDS encoding NHLP bacteriocin export ABC transporter permease/ATPase subunit, which produces MTIARQGRTVKGNEPLLLNDPQTIWFVKSGSLVLHGILVENEEIKGNRRFLFNVGAGEALFGATFAPSTADNEQRGILAVALEETELLELPLVELVEQLKDRNLEAIALIEGWLSHLGEWLQEQLTAANAPNNSIIAQGTHYLSLLKEQTLVPSRSLGNPEEVGQMVWVDVRQGNTHWQGIADFKVDSSAPLMPLMFGTWLEAENSVEVYTTPTLELEQVEQIPASLTQLHAYFFHYFNLLEQQQIESEFRRFQQRQKLNRQMIESSMGELASVLDPQKAEYFHEGTPLLIAAGAVGRAMGIPIVAPAKSEDFDRVKDPVEVIARASQCRTRRVLLIGDWWQEEHGALLAYTKANQPVALLPDQNQRYLLFDPESLTRRPVDNEAIANLKPEAYVFYRPLTHNVTNAVEIFRFGIKGYEKDLAAIIILGILASLLGMVTPQATAILVNDAIPDSDRSLLFQLGLGLFAAAFGQATFQLAQQIITLRVESAADASLQPAIWDRILKLSPAFFRDYASGDLVNRLLVVSQIRSQISGSTQRTLLTGVFALLNLVLMIVYSWKLALVAVGLAVLVIIVTVVSSRMIVYKKRLQEELDGDINGLTVELIEGVAKLRVAAAEERAFASWAKKYSQRSKLQSGIKRIDDSITVFNEAVPVVSSVLTFWFAILFIQMAALERTSSGLSPGTFLAFNAAFAVFISGATEISNTLTDILEIFPLWERARPIVQSPLESDPSKADPGRLTGRISLEHVTFRYREDGPLTLDDVSIHAEPGEFIAIVGPSGSGKSTVFRLLLGFETPLSGTVYYDGQDLAGLDVQAVRRQLGVVLQNVRISSSPIFDSISAGALVTLDEAWEAARMAGFDADIKSMPMGMHTVISEGGTNLSGGQRQRLLIARALVLKPKILLMDEATSALDNQTQAIVTASLDRMNATRVVIAHRLSTIRNADRIYVVEAGRVMQVGNYDELMKEEGLFARLVARQLD; this is translated from the coding sequence ATGACTATTGCTCGGCAAGGACGCACTGTTAAAGGTAACGAACCGTTGCTCTTAAATGATCCCCAGACCATCTGGTTCGTGAAATCGGGTTCTCTAGTCTTGCATGGCATCTTAGTAGAAAACGAAGAGATTAAAGGTAATCGCCGCTTTCTGTTTAACGTGGGTGCAGGAGAGGCCTTGTTTGGAGCTACTTTTGCACCCAGTACCGCAGACAACGAACAAAGAGGCATTTTGGCAGTAGCCCTGGAAGAAACCGAACTGCTGGAGTTGCCATTAGTGGAGTTGGTAGAGCAACTCAAAGATCGTAACTTGGAAGCGATCGCCCTCATTGAAGGCTGGCTTAGTCATTTAGGGGAATGGTTACAAGAGCAGCTAACAGCAGCCAACGCGCCCAATAATAGCATCATCGCCCAAGGCACACACTATTTATCACTACTCAAAGAGCAAACCCTAGTTCCGTCTCGCTCCTTGGGCAACCCCGAAGAAGTAGGACAAATGGTTTGGGTAGATGTGCGCCAGGGTAATACCCATTGGCAGGGTATTGCAGACTTTAAAGTTGATAGTTCTGCCCCACTCATGCCTCTGATGTTCGGCACTTGGTTAGAGGCAGAAAATTCCGTAGAAGTTTATACAACTCCCACCCTAGAACTAGAACAAGTCGAGCAGATTCCCGCCAGTCTTACCCAGTTACACGCTTATTTTTTCCACTACTTTAATCTCCTAGAGCAGCAACAAATCGAGTCAGAATTTCGCCGCTTTCAACAAAGGCAAAAACTCAACCGCCAGATGATTGAAAGCTCGATGGGAGAACTAGCATCAGTCTTAGACCCCCAAAAAGCAGAGTATTTTCATGAAGGGACTCCCTTACTGATTGCGGCTGGAGCAGTAGGGAGAGCAATGGGAATTCCCATCGTCGCCCCAGCAAAATCTGAAGACTTTGATCGCGTTAAAGATCCTGTGGAGGTAATTGCCAGAGCTTCCCAATGTCGTACTCGTCGGGTGTTGCTGATTGGGGACTGGTGGCAAGAGGAACATGGGGCTTTGTTAGCCTACACGAAAGCTAACCAGCCAGTAGCTTTATTGCCAGATCAAAATCAGCGTTATCTGCTCTTTGATCCCGAATCTTTGACTCGCAGACCAGTGGATAACGAGGCGATCGCTAACCTCAAACCAGAAGCCTACGTATTTTATCGCCCCTTGACCCACAATGTTACCAACGCGGTAGAGATTTTCCGTTTTGGCATCAAGGGCTATGAAAAAGATTTAGCCGCAATCATCATCTTGGGCATCTTAGCATCCTTGCTGGGCATGGTAACGCCCCAAGCCACAGCCATCTTAGTCAACGATGCCATTCCCGATAGCGATCGCTCTTTGCTATTCCAACTAGGACTGGGTTTGTTTGCGGCTGCTTTCGGCCAAGCCACCTTTCAGCTAGCACAGCAGATTATTACCCTGAGAGTCGAGAGTGCGGCTGATGCCTCTCTACAACCAGCCATTTGGGATCGCATCCTCAAATTAAGTCCGGCATTTTTCCGCGACTACGCCTCCGGCGATTTGGTGAATCGGCTGTTAGTCGTTAGTCAAATTCGCAGTCAAATCAGTGGTTCTACCCAGCGTACCCTGTTAACAGGTGTATTTGCACTCCTCAACCTCGTGCTGATGATCGTCTACAGCTGGAAACTGGCACTTGTAGCTGTTGGTTTGGCCGTTTTAGTCATCATCGTTACCGTAGTATCCAGTCGAATGATAGTCTACAAAAAACGCCTCCAAGAAGAATTAGATGGGGATATCAATGGACTGACGGTAGAACTCATCGAAGGCGTAGCCAAGTTGCGCGTTGCCGCAGCTGAAGAACGAGCATTTGCCTCTTGGGCGAAAAAATACAGCCAACGCTCAAAATTACAATCCGGAATCAAACGCATTGATGATAGCATCACGGTTTTTAATGAAGCCGTACCCGTTGTCAGTTCCGTACTCACATTTTGGTTTGCGATTCTATTTATTCAGATGGCTGCACTTGAGAGAACCTCCAGTGGACTATCACCAGGAACATTTCTGGCCTTTAATGCGGCTTTTGCTGTGTTTATTAGTGGCGCAACAGAAATCAGCAACACTCTGACTGATATTTTGGAAATATTTCCCCTGTGGGAAAGAGCCAGACCAATTGTACAATCACCCCTAGAATCCGATCCCAGTAAGGCAGATCCAGGGCGATTGACAGGACGCATTTCTCTAGAACACGTCACCTTCCGCTATCGGGAAGACGGTCCTCTCACCCTTGATGATGTCAGTATCCATGCCGAACCCGGAGAATTTATCGCCATAGTAGGGCCGAGTGGTAGCGGTAAATCCACAGTTTTTCGCTTGTTGTTAGGTTTTGAGACTCCCTTAAGCGGGACAGTGTATTATGACGGACAAGACCTAGCTGGACTGGATGTGCAAGCAGTGCGTCGGCAGTTGGGTGTAGTGCTACAAAATGTCCGCATTTCTTCTTCCCCCATATTTGACAGCATTTCAGCTGGGGCTTTAGTCACCTTAGATGAAGCTTGGGAAGCAGCCCGCATGGCAGGATTTGACGCAGATATTAAATCAATGCCAATGGGAATGCACACAGTGATTAGCGAAGGTGGTACTAATCTTTCGGGCGGACAAAGACAAAGACTTTTGATTGCCCGCGCCTTGGTTTTAAAACCCAAAATTCTCCTGATGGATGAGGCAACTAGCGCCCTCGATAATCAAACCCAAGCTATTGTCACTGCCAGTTTAGATCGAATGAATGCGACTCGGGTCGTCATTGCCCACCGTCTCAGCACCATTCGCAATGCTGATCGGATTTATGTTGTAGAAGCAGGGCGCGTCATGCAAGTAGGAAATTATGATGAATTGATGAAGGAAGAGGGGTTATTTGCTCGCTTAGTAGCTAGACAGTTGGATTGA
- a CDS encoding tryptophan halogenase family protein produces the protein MKLQNPQQIQNIVILGGGSAGWLSATYLNQILNSGQGSPCQITLIESADIGIIGVGEATIHTFPGTLQLLGIPESEWMVKCNATFKNAIKFVNWSGLPGKDEYWHPLTRLPETPGSSIPLFHYWLQSKLQGNSAAFDASCFAAVELCAAQKSPKSVNNRNPHTTVGDYGYHLDAGLLATYLKQKGKSEGIRQIVDHVLDVAFDENGFIRHLVTENHGEVAGDLFIDCSGFSGRLINQALQEPFISYSDSLLCDRAVALPVLYESGDKYNEKRGGINPYTTSTALSTGWAWNTPLVERSGNGYVYASAFISPEQAEMELRQHLQEYTTPARHLQIRVGKTRNTWVKNCVSIGLSSGFIEPLESTGIYLIEAGLYHLLQNFPDQKFDPMLRENYNRTMQNLYEDIRDFIVLHYCLTQREDTPFWQANKYNLKIPDSLQQRLEQWRFMWPSQNFSAVSQPLFGDYSYVCILAGMGYLPEKVLPIVTYQQGLSTQLFTQLSNYSQQLKKCLPNHVDYLRDIHQRDILTNLFVKGNRQ, from the coding sequence ATGAAATTACAAAATCCTCAACAAATCCAAAACATAGTTATTCTGGGTGGCGGTTCAGCAGGTTGGTTATCTGCCACATATTTAAATCAAATCTTAAACAGTGGTCAAGGCAGTCCTTGTCAGATAACCTTAATAGAGTCTGCCGATATTGGCATCATTGGTGTTGGTGAAGCCACAATTCATACCTTTCCTGGCACATTGCAATTATTAGGCATTCCGGAAAGTGAATGGATGGTGAAATGTAATGCTACCTTTAAAAATGCCATTAAATTCGTGAATTGGTCGGGTTTACCGGGAAAGGATGAGTATTGGCATCCCTTAACTAGATTGCCAGAAACTCCTGGTTCATCGATACCATTATTTCACTATTGGTTGCAAAGTAAATTGCAGGGCAATTCGGCAGCTTTTGATGCTAGTTGCTTTGCAGCCGTCGAGTTGTGTGCAGCTCAAAAATCACCCAAGTCTGTCAACAATCGCAACCCTCACACTACAGTGGGTGACTATGGCTATCATTTAGATGCCGGATTGCTAGCTACCTATCTCAAGCAGAAGGGAAAATCAGAAGGTATCAGGCAAATTGTTGATCACGTCTTAGATGTTGCTTTCGATGAAAACGGGTTTATCCGCCATTTAGTCACAGAAAATCATGGTGAAGTTGCCGGAGATTTATTTATTGATTGTTCGGGTTTTAGTGGCAGACTCATCAATCAGGCACTGCAAGAACCTTTTATTTCTTATAGCGATTCCTTATTGTGCGATCGCGCCGTGGCTTTACCAGTATTATATGAAAGTGGAGACAAGTATAACGAAAAGCGGGGCGGCATTAATCCTTACACCACCTCAACCGCTTTAAGTACAGGATGGGCATGGAATACGCCACTGGTAGAGAGAAGCGGCAACGGTTATGTTTATGCTAGTGCTTTTATTTCTCCTGAACAAGCCGAAATGGAGTTAAGACAGCACTTACAAGAATATACTACTCCCGCCCGACATCTCCAAATCAGGGTAGGCAAAACCCGTAATACATGGGTAAAAAATTGTGTCAGCATTGGCTTAAGTAGTGGATTTATCGAACCCTTGGAATCCACAGGCATCTATCTGATTGAAGCGGGATTGTATCATTTACTCCAAAATTTTCCCGACCAAAAATTTGACCCCATGCTCAGGGAAAATTACAATCGCACAATGCAGAATTTATATGAAGATATCCGCGATTTTATTGTGCTTCATTATTGCTTAACTCAAAGAGAAGACACCCCATTTTGGCAAGCTAATAAATATAACCTGAAGATTCCCGATTCATTGCAACAGCGATTAGAACAATGGCGATTCATGTGGCCTAGTCAGAATTTTTCGGCAGTATCTCAGCCATTATTTGGAGATTATTCTTATGTCTGTATTTTGGCAGGAATGGGATATTTACCTGAGAAAGTTTTGCCTATTGTCACATATCAGCAAGGTTTATCTACACAGTTGTTTACTCAATTAAGTAACTATTCTCAACAGTTGAAAAAATGTTTGCCTAATCATGTTGATTATCTGAGAGATATTCATCAGCGTGATATCTTGACAAATCTCTTTGTGAAAGGCAATAGGCAATAA
- a CDS encoding TIGR02466 family protein → MVFEHKFQNRLFFTPIYGFKLNLSESYIAELIHEIHQLYLDKGIYQEYRSTRDAFQSRDDINHHPLFKEFFDVILQVFSEIVCKDYQIDVEARQQLFVKKAWVNVNPTGGYNVIHNHPNAFFSGVYYLQADEKSGEIVFLNPVSEQGLTMPHELINRSSIYTSDRYFYSPKQDLLLLFPSYINHYVHPNQSPDERICIAFNIGT, encoded by the coding sequence ATGGTATTTGAACATAAATTTCAAAATCGTTTATTTTTTACTCCCATATACGGGTTTAAATTAAATTTATCAGAGAGTTATATTGCTGAACTCATTCACGAAATTCATCAACTTTATCTAGATAAGGGAATTTATCAGGAATATCGCAGCACCAGAGATGCGTTTCAAAGTCGAGATGATATTAATCATCATCCGCTCTTTAAAGAATTTTTTGATGTAATTTTGCAGGTATTTAGTGAGATTGTTTGCAAAGATTATCAAATTGATGTCGAAGCTAGACAGCAATTATTTGTTAAAAAAGCCTGGGTTAATGTCAACCCTACAGGGGGATATAATGTCATCCACAATCATCCTAATGCTTTTTTTAGTGGGGTTTATTATTTGCAAGCAGATGAAAAGTCAGGAGAAATTGTTTTTCTGAATCCAGTATCAGAACAAGGCTTGACAATGCCTCATGAATTAATTAATAGAAGTAGTATTTATACTAGCGATCGCTATTTTTATTCCCCTAAACAAGACCTACTTCTGTTATTTCCTTCTTATATCAATCATTACGTCCATCCCAATCAATCCCCAGACGAAAGAATTTGTATTGCTTTTAATATTGGCACTTAA